The following proteins are encoded in a genomic region of Streptococcus constellatus subsp. constellatus:
- a CDS encoding energy-coupling factor transporter transmembrane component T family protein gives MLNQQKLIGYHAGTTFLHRLSGASKLLFFILVSTTAMISYDTRLLLVIAVGSLFLFKVSHIHFKDVSFILIFAGLFAALNLIMVYLFAPQYGVEIYGEQTVWLSGLGSYTVTAQEIFYLFNLFLKYLCTIPLAVIFLMTTHPSQFASSMNQIGIPYKIAYSVSLTLRYIPDLQEEFYLIRMSQEARGLELSKKAKFSQRIKGNLQIIVPLIFSSLERIDTIATAMELRRFGKNKKRTWYTYQAFQRLDIEVIVLAGLFLLFSLLLFVVNHGRFYNPWL, from the coding sequence ATGCTTAATCAACAAAAACTAATCGGTTACCATGCGGGTACGACCTTTCTTCATCGCTTATCGGGTGCTAGTAAATTGTTGTTTTTCATTTTAGTATCAACTACAGCAATGATTAGCTATGATACACGTTTATTATTGGTCATTGCGGTTGGATCGCTCTTTTTATTCAAAGTGTCTCATATCCATTTTAAGGATGTATCATTTATTTTGATCTTTGCTGGTCTTTTTGCTGCTTTGAATCTCATCATGGTCTACCTGTTTGCACCTCAGTATGGAGTAGAGATTTATGGAGAACAGACAGTTTGGCTAAGTGGACTAGGTAGTTACACTGTAACTGCTCAGGAAATATTTTATCTATTTAATTTATTTTTGAAATATCTCTGCACTATTCCTTTGGCGGTTATTTTTCTGATGACAACTCACCCAAGTCAGTTTGCCTCTAGCATGAATCAAATCGGAATACCCTATAAAATAGCTTATTCAGTTAGCTTAACGCTGCGATATATTCCGGATTTGCAAGAGGAGTTTTACTTGATTAGAATGTCCCAAGAAGCGCGTGGATTAGAATTGTCAAAAAAAGCAAAGTTCAGTCAGCGAATCAAAGGCAATTTGCAAATTATTGTTCCCTTGATTTTTAGTTCGCTGGAACGGATTGATACGATTGCGACAGCTATGGAATTGCGGCGTTTTGGCAAAAATAAGAAGCGGACATGGTACACTTATCAGGCTTTTCAGAGGTTGGATATTGAAGTAATTGTACTGGCTGGTTTATTTTTATTATTCAGTCTATTACTCTTTGTCGTGAATCACGGTCGATTTTACAATCCTTGGTTATAA
- a CDS encoding SDR family oxidoreductase: protein MIALVTGASAGFGQAICRRLVAEGHQVIGAARRSEKLAQLQQELGFANFYPLQMDVSDVKNIDQALENLPEAWQKIDILVNNAGLALGLDKAYEADMQDWLTMIQTNVVGLVYLTRQIIPQMVERDSGLIINLGSTAGTVPYPGANVYGASKAFVKQFSLNLRADLAGHHIRVTNIEPGLCEGTEFSTVRFKGDKQRSEKLYEGAHAIQPVDIANTVAWIVGQPPHVNINRIELMPVSQTFGPQPVFREE from the coding sequence ATGATTGCATTGGTAACAGGAGCTTCGGCTGGTTTTGGACAAGCTATTTGTCGCCGTTTGGTGGCAGAAGGCCATCAAGTGATTGGCGCAGCAAGAAGATCAGAAAAATTAGCGCAACTTCAGCAGGAATTGGGCTTTGCAAACTTTTACCCGCTTCAAATGGATGTATCGGATGTGAAAAATATAGATCAGGCTTTAGAAAATTTGCCAGAGGCTTGGCAAAAGATTGATATTTTGGTCAACAATGCAGGTTTGGCATTGGGTTTAGATAAGGCTTATGAAGCAGATATGCAAGATTGGCTGACAATGATTCAGACTAATGTTGTTGGTTTGGTTTATCTAACACGCCAGATTATACCACAAATGGTAGAGCGGGATAGTGGGCTTATTATCAACCTTGGTTCAACTGCTGGGACAGTCCCTTATCCGGGAGCTAATGTGTATGGAGCTAGTAAAGCATTCGTAAAACAGTTTTCTTTGAATTTACGTGCTGATTTGGCTGGACATCATATTCGTGTAACCAATATTGAACCCGGTCTTTGTGAAGGCACAGAATTTTCAACTGTTCGGTTTAAGGGAGATAAGCAACGATCTGAAAAATTGTATGAAGGAGCTCATGCTATTCAGCCGGTAGATATTGCCAATACTGTTGCTTGGATTGTTGGGCAACCTCCTCATGTCAATATTAACCGAATTGAGCTCATGCCTGTTTCACAAACATTTGGTCCACAACCCGTTTTTCGAGAAGAATAG